The genomic region tattttttttaaatatatgaatgttactaatcaatttttttagtgtttttgatttttatccttaatcatagctagggttttcTAGCTTTAAtttctgaccctcccacttttgggattttaatgaaatggttctaACTGTTtccccaaaaattattttatgctATAGAACTCAATTTTAGTTCATTATCTCTAATATATGACAACATCATAAAATTATAGTCttcttatcaattttttatgagattcaagaaaaatataagCCAAAGGGTTCTATAACAGAACTTCCGCAGAAAATAGATTTTTCCTAAAATAATGCATGGGCGAGTCTACCGTTAAAATATCGTGTTGTGTCCGTAAAGCACTTGAAATGATAAGTAATGTGACCGACAAATTTCTGGTCGCACAAACCGCCCTTAAAGACGGAGCattctaattaatataaaaccttataaagaagaaaatatcattttcaagtaaaaagaaaacaaaaagtttTTTAAAGAAGAATAACATAAAGATGGAAGCGAACGAAAGACGAGACAAACTAATAGTGTATAGGGCACAAAAACATACATTAAAATAGTTGTTTTATACATTTTgtcaaaaaacaatattatacacaaaatttatgattttttaaatcgGTCAATCTAAAGGTATTGACTCATCTAATGTTGTAACGGGACACGATAGAATGACGTAAGCAATAAAGAACGACACTaattttaacgtggttcaccaagataaaacttggcTACGTCCATTAGTAAGAGAGAATCTTATTAGGAGATCAGAACAGAGATTACAACAGTACAAAGTAGGGTTATGaaacgagtttatataacactcggtcccccGAAACCTTAACAAAAATACAGAACTGGAAacgatgctctcaaggcaaagaCTTCAACTTTCTGAAGTGCCCGACTGCACTTTTAAATAGTcttcaactaggtcaacacaatattttgacaaataatctccaaaatattatcacaatactttcttagttatattaccataacaaaagatcacatttccttttgtgttaatcttatttccttaaatcaagattacacaccaaaaagatatattttccttttgttcaatattctctttccttgcatcatcaattcaagacatctcaacaaatctccaccttgacttgaattctctcaaattccccaaatgcattaatcaatgccCAAATATTATATCTCCTCTCTCTAATCCATAGTTGTCATAAGACAATATTATAAATGCATTCATCAAAGCCAGATGGAccagatgcactcgtcggtACCGGATGGCCCTGATGCACTCGTTAGTGATGGATGGCTCAAATGCACTCGCTGGTGTCGGATGTCCTAGAAGCACTGACCGATGTCGGATGGCCCAAAAGAACTCACTGGTGTCGGATGACctagatgcactcgccggtgtcAGATGTCCTAGAAGCACTCGTCGGTGCTGGATGACCCAGAAGCACTCGTCGGTGcaggatggcccagatgcactcgtcggtattagatgacccagatgcactcaTTAGTGTTGAatggcctagatgcactcgtcggtgccggatggcccagatgcactcacCGATGCCGGAAATGGCtcatatgcattagtcaatgccagatATGGTACtatatgcattagtcaatgctaaaGGTGTCCCAAATTTATTAGGCAATGCAAAGGATGGCCAATACGCATTAATCAATACTAGAGGTGACCCAGATGTATTAGCCAATGCCAATAGGtgacccagatgcattagtcactGCCAAGGATGGCCCAGACGCATTACTCAATGCTATAGATGGCCCAATGCATTATTCAATGCCAAGAGTTGGCcaatatacattaattaatgccaatgatggcccaaatgcattaAGCAATGCTAGAGGTagcctagatgcattagtcaatgccaagGTTGACCTAGATGATATATCGTCTCTCTTTTCTAGATCCAGAGTTGTCTCCAAGATAGTTTAACAACTTCTTACGTAACCCAAATATTCAAGTCTACTCagcaaatctccaccttgacttgaatactcGCATTGTTGCAAACCATTCAAGCACAAACGCATTAATCAATGCTAGAGGTGGCATGGATGTATTTTCAATACTAGAGATGACCCAagtacattagtcaatgtcagatgtggCCCAGATACATTAATCAATGTCAGAGATGGCCCAGATACATTAATTAATGCCATTGATGGCCCAGatgtattagtcaatgttaGAGATGGCctaaatacattagtcaatgtcagatgtggtccagatgcattagtcaatgccagagatggcccggatgcattagtcaatgctagagatagcctagatgcattagtcaatgctagagatggcccagatgcattagtcaatgccaaagATGGCTCATATGCAATAGTCACTGCCAGAGATGGCCCAGATACATTAGTTAATGTCAAAGATGACTCAGATGCATGAGTCAATGCTAGATAGCCTAAATTCATTAGTCAATTTCAGAtctggcccagatgcattactCATTGCCAGAGATGGCCAGATGCAGTAGTTAATGTCATATATGGCCCAGATACATTAGTCATTGCGAGAGATGACccagatacattagtcaatgcgAGAGATGGCCCAGCTGCATTAGTCAATGCGAGAGATGACCCATATACATTAGTTAATGCCAGAGGTGGCccggatgcattagtcaatgacAAAAATAGCTTAGAAacattagtcaatgccatagatggcctagatgcattatTCAATGTTAGAGATGGTCCGGATGAATTAGTCAATGCTAGTGGTGGCCCAGATGATCTACCGCCTCTCTCTTCTAGATTTAGAGTTGTCTCGAAGACAACTTACCAACTCCTTTGTTAACTCAAGTATTCAAGTTGACTTAgtaaatctccaccttgacttgaatactcTCATTGCTGTAAACCATTGTGCAACTTCAGAACCGAATACAGTTTCTTCGTAGGTGAATGCTTTTGACGTATTCACTTCCTCCAGAATGGAAATCTCAACGGTTGTTCTACTCCTACCGATAACTTCAGTAACCCCATAAGCCTTATCGTTTTTGTACAGCCCACATCTTGATCTTCCATATTATCTTCTCCTCTAGAATGACAATCTCAACTGTTGTTCTGCTTCTACCGATAACTTCAGTAAGCCCATAAGCCATGTCGTTGTAGTAGAGCCCGCACCTTGATCTGccacattatcttctcctcCAAAATGACAATCTCAACGGATGTTTTCTCCTACCGATAACTTCAGTAAGCCCATAAGCCATGTCTTTTTAGTATAGCACGCATTTTGATTTGCCATATTATCTTCTACTCCAGAATGACAATCTTAACGGTTGTTTCTGCTCTTGTTGAAAACTTCATTGACACCCATAAGCCTTGTTGTTTCAGTGAAGCCCGCATCTTCATTTTCCACATTTTCTTCTCCTCTAAATTGACAATCTCAACGGTTGTTCTGCTCCTACCAATAACTTCAGCAACACCATAAGTCTTGTCGTTTTAGTAGAACCCGTATTTTGATCTGCCACATTCCTCCGGAAtgaaaatctcaatggttattTCTACTCCTATTGACAACTTCAACGACCTCCATAAACCCTATTGTTTCAGCAAAGCCCACATCTTGATTTGCCACATCGTCTTCTTCTCCTAAATTTGTCGTCTTAATTTTTACTATTACCATCTCAATTGAAAGAACAAACTATCGAATAACCtgaagctctgataccagtttgttGTAACGGGAGGCGATAAAATGACGTAAGAAATAAAGAATGACACAaattttaacgtggttcaccaagataaaacttggctacgtccaccCTAAAGAGAGAATCTTATTAGGAGATCAGAACAAAGATTACAACAGTACAGGGTagggttatgacacgagtttatataacaatCGTTCCCCCGAAACCCTAACAGATACAGAACTGGAAacgatgctctcaaggcaaagaCTTCTACTTTCTGAAGTGCCCGACTACACCTTTAAATAGTCTTCAACTAGGTCAACGCAATATTTTGGCAAATATTATCACAACATCAATTTTgagtattttcaaaaattaatgtTTGGACCAAATTCAAAAGGGTTAACATGTCGATATTGAAATGATGTTTTTGTTATTTGTCTCTTAATCCAACAATCAAGTATAATCATCCTATTATATtggacaaatttattttaattttatggatgcaaaaataagatttttataatACGGAAATTGaatcaaacatgtcatctaGTTACATTCATGATTATTTTCAATAAGGAAGAGATTATACTTAGGGTAGGAAAAAATACCGATATTAAATGTATATCGAAAATACTGTATcttaatatatcgaaaatatcgatttttaaggtataccgaaaaaaatgtaaggtatgataccgataccgaaattattgttacggtaaaggtatgagatttttataattttggtatatcgagatataccgaaataccgaaatattatttataagttaaaatatatataaatttatatatatatatatatatatatatatataatacttataaggaaataattaaataaatttaatattaatttaattataataatataatttttgaataataccaaaatatatttatactgaaatattattctatatatgaCTCTCTATCTTACCGatgatattgattttttttaagttaatatattttttaggtatcaaatgtataatatcgatatcataccgaaatcaaggtaagataaatgtatgaattttttgaatactgaaattaaggtatatcgaaatcaatATAAGAAAAGGTTAgctcataatttaattattattttaacgaGGAAGAGATTATTTTCATTGTAGGAACAAGAATAAATGTGTTGTCATAAGCATGTgtagtatatttatataatagatatttaatttattattctaaacatactttattaaaaatagatttatgTATATTcgaatttagtttaattttgttaaaaaataaaatcatttatcttattacaaataaaacaattaattttaaatatcttatataagaatttattaGGCCCATTGTTTagaaaagatttatttatttaattttttttttgttatctttataaatattgtattattagcATTTATCAATTTGTCATATTTGATATTCAACATCTAACGATGCTAAGAGAGTGACAGGAAGCAAAATCCAGATCTCTGTTAACACCGTCTCTTCTGAATAAATAGTCATGATTTGTagctttttttttaatgttattatttaccCTCAACTCAAGTTCCAATTCCTTCGATCGATCTGAACAAGAGCTACAATGgcagtttcttcttcttcttcccatgAAACCCCACTTCACATAGTTTTTGTTCCCATGTTAGCGCCAGGCCATTTCATCCCCATGATAGATTTGGCTAAGCTGATAGCTACGCGTGGCGTCAAAGCCACCGTCTTCATCACTCCAGTTATCTCCGCCAGATACGGCCAATCCCTTCGGCCGGAATCCGATTCAATCCCCATCCGTTTCATCGAAATACCTTTTCTGAGCGGCGAAGTCGGCCTGCCGGAAGGCTGCGAAACTGTGGACACACTCTCGTTTACACTCTGGTCCAATTTTCAGTCTGCACTCAGTAAATGGCAGACTTCAGTGGAGCATTTCATCAAAGAGATAGAGCCCTTCCCAACTTGCATGATATCCGACAGGTATATTCCTCAAATCGCCGTAAATGCAGAGAGGTTAGGTCTCCGGAGATTCATCTTTGACGGAATGGGTTGTTTAAGTATTTTAATCGCTTATGAAATTCAGACATCTAAAATTCACaaaactgttgaagaatcagaACCCTTTATGTTACCTGGTTTGCCTGATATTGGGTTAACAAGAAAACAGCTGCCCATTCATGTTCGTTCGAATTCACCGTCGATGACAGAATATCGAGAACAAATGAGAGCCGCCGACAGTCGCGCTTGCGGGATTCTAATCAACAGCTTCGATGAGTTAGAACCAGATTACATCACGGAATTACGAAAATTGCACCAAAACCGAGCGTGGTGCGTTGGACCCATGTCCCTCCACAACAAGGAGAAGTCGGAGGTGGCGAGAAGAGGAAACAAGTCATCAATCGACGAAAACGAATGTCTGAAATGGCTCGATAATCAAGAATCAGGGTCCGTAATCTACTCCTGTCTAGGGAGCATGAGCAATATCGCTCCGCAACAGATTGCTGAGCTGGGCCTAGCCCTGGAGGCGTCGAATCGTCCATTCATCTGGGTGCTGAGAAAAACCGAGACGAAGGCGGATATAGAGAAATGGTTATCGGAAAACAAGTTCGTAGAAAGGACACTTGGGAGAGGCCTTGTGATATGGGGATGGGCACCGCAAGTACTTATTCTGTCTCATAAGGCTGTCGGTGCTTTTCTGATGCACTGCGGTTGGAATTCGGTTATGGAAGGGATATGTTCGGGAATTCCGATGATAACCTGGCCTAACGGTGGCGAACAGTTTTTTAATGAGAAGTTGGTTTCGCAGATTTTAGGAATCGGTGTGAGTGTTGGACCCAAGTCGCTCCTTAGTGTTTTCCCCTCGGAGCAAACTGAGGTTCAAATAAAAAGTGAGACAATTTTGGAGGCCATCGAAAAGGTGATGAGCGGAGACCACCAAGGACTTCAGAGGAGGAAACTGGTTAGAGAGTTGGCTGAGGCGGCCAAGAAATCCTCGGAAAAAGGAGGTTCGTCTCACCGGAACATCGCTCTCTTCCTCCAATATATAGCCACCAACCAAAATCAtgcttaattaataataataatattattattaataatatcaactttctcaatttttaattatgtaatgtccccaatattatgtttttttaactcatattttctaattatttactttttagaTGTGTGGTTGTCTATAGACTGTttcttttttaatgtcaattacAAACCATTAAAacaactagcatttagcccgtgcattttcacgagtaataatataaaaaccgtgaaaaaaaattacggataacattttttattttatttttaaccgttttaagtttatgggtgagtcaacccacaatccaacacaagtattcatttactcaacatcattatatattagttatttaaaaagttgaacttatattaatattaaaacgtctcgcgtttatcaaatttggtgttgaatttaaaatataaagtctttgtagcctagttggttaaagagttgtacttgttttgttaagttgcaagttcgaaacatacctctagcatttttaattttatttttaaccgttttaaatttataaacgggtcaacccacaatccgacccaagtatccaaattaaccacagctctcgacccggcaatccggacactttaaaaattaagcatcattatatatatatatatatatatagattagttagttaaaaagttgaacttatattaatattaaaaagtcccgcgtttatcaaatttggtgttgaatttaaaatataaagtctttgtagcctagttggttaaagagttgtacttgttttgttaggttgcaagttcgaaacatacctctagcatttttaattttatttttaatcgttttaaatttaaaaacgggtcaacccacaatccgacccaagtatccaaattaaccacagctctcgacccggcaatccggacactttaaaaattaagcatcattatatatatatatatagattagttagttaaaaagttaaacttatattaatattaaaacgtccaacgtttatcaaatttggtgttgaatttaaaatataaagtctttgtagcctagttggttaaggagatgtacttgttttgttaggttgcaagttcgaaacattcctctagcatttttaattttatttttaaccgttttaaatttaaaaacgggtcaacccacaatccgacccaagtatccaaattaaccacagctctcgacccggcaatccggacactttaaaaattaagcatcattatatatatatagattagttagttaaaaagttgaacttatattaatattaaaacgtcccgcgtttatcaaatttggtgttgaatttaaaatataaagtctttgtagcctagttggttaaagagttgtacttgttttgttaggttgcaagttcgaaacatacctttagcatttttaattttatttttaaccgttttaaatttaaaaacgggtcaacccacaatccgacccaagtatccaaattaaccacagctctcgacccggcaatccggacactttaaaaattaagcatcattatatatatatagagattagttagtttaaaagttgacttatattaatattaaaacgtcccgcgtttaataaatttggtgttgaatttaaaatataaagtctttgtagtctagttggttaaagagttgtacttgttttgttaggttgcaagttcgaaatatacctctagcatttttaattttatttttaaccgttttaaatttaaaaacgggtcaacccacaatccgacccaagtatccaaattaaccacagctctcgacccggcaatccggacactttaaaaattaagcatcattatatatatatagagattacttagttaaaaagttgacttatattaatattaaaacgtcccgcgtttaataaatttggtgttgaatttaaaatataaagtctttgtagcctaattggttaaaaagttatatttgttttgttaggttgcaagttcgaaacatacctctagcatttttaattttatttttaatcgttttaaatttaaaaacgggtcaacccacaatccgacccaagtatccaaattaaccacagctctcgacccggcaatccggacactttaaaaattaagcatcattatatatatatatagattagttagttaaaaagttgaacttatattaatattaaaacgtcccgcgttaatcaaatttggtgttgaatttaaaatataaagtctttgtagcctagttggttaaagagttgtacttattttgttaggttgcaagttcgaaacatacctctagcatttttaattttatttttaaccgttttaaatttaaaaacgggtcaacccacaatccgacccaagtatccaaattaaccacagctctcgacccggcaatccggacactttaaaaattaagcatcattatatatatatagattagttagttaaaaagttgaacttatattaatattaaaacgtcccgcgtttatcaaatttggtgttgaatttaaaatataaagtctttgtagcctagttggttaaagagttgtacttgttttgttaggttgcaagttcgaaacatacctctaacatttttaattttgtttttaatcgttttaaatttaaaaacgggtcaacccacaatccgacccaagtatccaaattaaccacagctctcgacccggtaatccggacactttaaaaattaagcatcattatatatatatagattagttagttaaaaagttgaacttatattaatattaaaacgtcccgcgtttatcaaatttggtgttgaatttaaaatataaagtctttgtagcctagttggttaaagagttgtacttgttttgttaggttgcaagttcgaaacatacctctagcatttttaattttatttttaaccgttttaaatttaaaaacgggtcaacccacaatccgacccaagtatccaaattaaccacagctctcgacccggcaatccggacactttaaaaattaagcatcattatatatatatatagattatctttatttaacaatgacttatttataaagaatattttatatttttacataataattttatttgaaatttttaatgtttgactaaaattaataatttatatttataattaataaaattaagaataatttgaaataaaatatttgtaaataaaaaaataattttaaaataaaaaataataataataattgaggtTAGTAATTAAGTATGTTGCTCACTAATGAAAAACAGATCACAATAACaatgaaaatcaattatataatagGGTACACTATAAACCCTAGCTATTACATAACTGGGTAAACCAAAATCCCTAACCTTTCAACCAAActttgtagatgaatgaccgaCCTAGCTATTAGAGTCGATACCACGTCGTTTGTTCCGTTCGTGCTGATTGTGCCGATCATGCTCACATTTGACAAGCGACATAGAACGATTAACAATCGTGACCAGAATAAGCGAACTGCGACCTTGAAACTGTACAAATCTTACCGATCTTTACGTTTGTAACGATTGTGTCGTTTGTTACAATCGTATTTTCGTGATGAGAGAATTTGCTATCGAAATTTTCGCTATAAATCTAAAATGTCTAgagattttctctctcttccttacATTGATGAGATGTGCTTGTTTATGATTGTAGTATAAAATTTTTGGTTTGGCCCATACAGGTTTTAGATTAGTACGTGTGAAAACCTAGTAATTTAATTGACTTTAAGAGTCACCACTTTAGTTTACCttacaaaaaaaactaaagGAAAGAAAATCACTGTATTCGCGGATTATGGGTTTAGTGCTTGGTTTCGTTTTAGGAAAAGGTCGTAACGCTATTTCCTATACGCATATCTTAAGGATAGTCTATAATTGAATATAGTTGGCCATTGTATTTTGAGAAGAGTTGTTACACATGCATTAtgagttttgaattattttgtttgtgaaTATTATAATCCTGTGTCCAAACTAAGAGATTAACCATATTCCTAATTTATAGATGACTTTAACCTTCCATTAGGTTTAGACAAGGTTGATATATAAAGTCattgaatatcttgattttcCAATTATCATATCTTATGTCTATCCGTCCATTTTCTTTGTACAGAGATGACTCTAAACGCCTATACAAATATCATGTAATAAAACCTTGAATGTATCACAGGCACAAATGAAGGCAAATGTGAATAAAAAAGTTTGTAGCTGGTTCAAATTGTGGATCCTTGTAGAAAAAGAGTCCATGAGTAtgagaaaatgtttttttttgagGATTTTAGATAGTTGGAGCCTCTTTTATGACACCGTAAAAatcaagaattttaaaaaaagtgtttgattttttttttaattctctaaTGCATATCAAACACGTTTTTAGCAGCATTCCGCAATCGTCTTTGAAATTTTCAGAGTTATAAAACTTCATATATGACACTACGAAAATTAATGTTTTTCCAAACTTGCTCCCAAAATTCTGAAATTTGTATGGAGATCAAAATTATTCTTATGGACCCGCTATAGAGATaccataatttttgaaattgtagAGCTCAATATATGAGATCTTAAAGTTAGATCATTTTTTAAACGGGTCCAAAATATTgtggaaaaatattattttttttagaaaatactATTTTTCACTATCCACGAATACTctgattattctaaattaattaaattaatttgtaacaATATTTTATGGTGGAATTTAAAAGACCCAATTCGAACATACAAGAAGAGTTCAAGAAATCGGAAAAGAGATTTTTTAGGATAAGTCTAAAGACGATGTTTGTCGTTTTCCCCTTCGGTGTCTTCCTCTCATCGGTTTTGTTGCGGCAGTTGCACACAAGGAATCAACTAGAAAGTTTTATATTCAATGAGTCCTTAGGAGTTCTCCTCGTCATCTTTTTCGTCTAACTTTTTTCCTATTGCAGATGGAATCCAAGGAAAGAAATAGAGGTATACTCTGTTTCCAGATCAAACACAAATCTTCGAATAAGAGCTTGTCTTCACTCCAACGTTGTCTTATGCTTGGAAAATCGTCCTTCACAAGCTTTGTCATGATTTTAAGCTGCATTATTTTGAAGCCTTGATTCACTAGGAGCCAACGAGAGGATGAAAAGTCGTGCTTTTCTATAAATAGGAAGTCTTATTACAAATTTCGTCTGTAGTTTTCTTCTACTTGGACAAACTCTACGTGGACATCCTTTCAATGTTACACCTTTGCAAAATCTTCACTAAGGCTTCAAAGCGCTCCATAGTTTCAGTTTGATAGCTCTTGGTTGTATTTCTCTAGCGGTAGACGATTAGAAGTTCGACAATGACGATTAGGATTTAGAAACGAGGCTAGCCTTTCTATACCCTCTTACTAATCTAGACACTCTATCATAAAACTCTAGCATCTAGGTTGCACCAAACAATTTAGCAGACAATTCAATTGCATAAGattcataaattaaacaattgattcaaactaacaaaaatataatatagaaattaaTGCATGAATTGATGTATGAGATGATTAATCAATGTTTATTACTAAATTGAGATTACAAATTGAGTTTAGAACTCACCTTAAACTGATGTGAAGAACTTGTTAggaatttcaagttgaataatactttactattgaaatcaattgatctgattaatttcacaagtcaaccaaatcatactagcagatcagcaaagtaataaagaacaccagatttacgtggaaaaccctctcaacacggagggtaaaaaaccacggggcaaaaccaacagatttcactaatcagtaagaaaccgatacaattgttcttctcaactttaaacctaaagttgaggtatacatacagagaaactaatttcattcaaacccaaacaaatctaggtttgagaaaacatgaaattccctttacaagtaagagagaaatgaacctgagggtaatcaagacaaagaaggtgatactctgttctccttctcttcctcttcctctatatcttcttctcttcttcttcctctgtattttcttcactctgtttctcttgatctcttcacaGAACTCTCACTGAAAATTGtgtgtagagagagaaacaaaattagggtttatttggtttttatattgcctaattgggctggacccataaggcccaacaatctccccctccagcccacggagagaggcacaccgatcttcaagtcatcacttggtattcacgccgacaagccgacaacaaagctcaaacttgtcttttggaactatcttcgtaaacatgtctgatggaTTCTTATCAGTGTGaattttcttcagcttcatctgCTGGTTTCTATtgcatctcttaaccaatgaaatctcacatcaatatgcttagttctggaatgatatgtagcattcttgctcaaatctatagcactctggctatcacagaaaacaactgcatcttcttgttgcataccaagctccaAGACAAATCGAATCAACCACAATAGCTCTTTACCAGCTTCAGTGGCTGCAATGTATTCTGCTTCCGTGGTTGacaaagccacacatttctgcaatttggattgccatgacacagctccccctgcaaaagtaaacacataacctgaagtggattttctgtgatctagatctccagccatatcagaatcagTGTAACCTTCTAGCACAtgttcaccatt from Impatiens glandulifera unplaced genomic scaffold, dImpGla2.1, whole genome shotgun sequence harbors:
- the LOC124917831 gene encoding UDP-glycosyltransferase 73C4-like; its protein translation is MAVSSSSSHETPLHIVFVPMLAPGHFIPMIDLAKLIATRGVKATVFITPVISARYGQSLRPESDSIPIRFIEIPFLSGEVGLPEGCETVDTLSFTLWSNFQSALSKWQTSVEHFIKEIEPFPTCMISDRYIPQIAVNAERLGLRRFIFDGMGCLSILIAYEIQTSKIHKTVEESEPFMLPGLPDIGLTRKQLPIHVRSNSPSMTEYREQMRAADSRACGILINSFDELEPDYITELRKLHQNRAWCVGPMSLHNKEKSEVARRGNKSSIDENECLKWLDNQESGSVIYSCLGSMSNIAPQQIAELGLALEASNRPFIWVLRKTETKADIEKWLSENKFVERTLGRGLVIWGWAPQVLILSHKAVGAFLMHCGWNSVMEGICSGIPMITWPNGGEQFFNEKLVSQILGIGVSVGPKSLLSVFPSEQTEVQIKSETILEAIEKVMSGDHQGLQRRKLVRELAEAAKKSSEKGGSSHRNIALFLQYIATNQNHA